One genomic segment of Oxalobacteraceae sp. CFBP 8761 includes these proteins:
- the rpmJ gene encoding 50S ribosomal protein L36, with protein sequence MKVNASVKRICRNCKIIKRKGVVRVICVEPRHKQRQG encoded by the coding sequence ATGAAAGTTAACGCTTCAGTCAAGCGGATCTGCCGCAACTGCAAGATCATCAAGCGCAAGGGCGTGGTCCGTGTGATCTGCGTCGAGCCGCGTCACAAGCAGCGTCAAGGTTAA
- the secY gene encoding preprotein translocase subunit SecY — protein MATNSQLGKSAASGFPWARLWFLLGALVVYRIGAHIPVPGIDPVQLAALFKQNEGGILGMFNMFSGGALSRFTVFALGIMPYISASIIMQLASIVSPQLEALKKEGESGRRKITQYTRYFTVALALFQAFGIAVALEAQPGLVIDPGLGFRFVTIVTLLTGTMFLMWLGEQITERGLGNGISIIIFAGIAAGLPSALGGLFTLVSNGSIGSFSAILIVLLIAAVTYAVVFVERGQRKILVNYAKRQVGNKIYGGQTSHLPLKLNMAGVIPPIFASSIILFPATIVDWFTRGKDSSGPVIGFLKDLAASMAPGEPIHALLYAVAIVFFCFFYTALVFNSKETADNLKKSGAFVPGIRPGDQTARYIDKILMRLTLAGAVYITLVCLVPEFMTAQWKVPFYFGGTSLLIIVVVTMDFMAQVQNYVMSQQYDSLLRKANFKGGVPTR, from the coding sequence TTGGCGACTAATTCACAACTTGGTAAAAGCGCCGCTTCCGGATTCCCATGGGCCCGGCTGTGGTTTTTGCTTGGCGCGTTGGTCGTGTACCGCATCGGTGCTCATATTCCGGTCCCCGGAATTGACCCGGTGCAGCTCGCTGCGCTGTTCAAGCAGAACGAAGGCGGCATCCTGGGCATGTTCAACATGTTCTCGGGTGGCGCCTTGTCCCGCTTTACCGTGTTCGCGCTCGGCATCATGCCTTATATTTCGGCTTCGATCATCATGCAGCTCGCATCGATCGTTTCGCCGCAACTCGAGGCGTTGAAGAAAGAGGGCGAGTCCGGCCGCCGCAAGATTACCCAGTACACCCGTTACTTCACGGTTGCGCTGGCACTCTTCCAGGCGTTCGGTATCGCTGTCGCGCTCGAAGCGCAGCCTGGCCTGGTCATTGACCCTGGTCTCGGCTTCCGTTTCGTCACCATCGTGACCCTCTTGACCGGCACCATGTTCCTGATGTGGCTGGGCGAGCAAATTACCGAGCGTGGTCTTGGCAATGGCATTTCGATCATCATCTTTGCCGGCATCGCAGCAGGTTTGCCGTCGGCGCTGGGTGGCTTGTTCACCCTGGTGTCGAACGGTTCGATCGGCAGCTTCTCGGCCATCCTGATCGTTCTGCTGATCGCTGCGGTGACGTATGCGGTGGTGTTCGTGGAACGCGGACAGCGCAAGATTCTGGTTAATTACGCGAAACGTCAGGTCGGCAACAAGATCTACGGTGGCCAAACCAGCCACCTGCCCTTGAAGCTGAACATGGCAGGCGTGATCCCGCCGATCTTCGCGTCGTCGATCATTCTGTTCCCGGCGACGATTGTCGACTGGTTCACCCGTGGCAAGGATTCCAGCGGCCCGGTGATCGGGTTCCTGAAGGATCTGGCGGCGTCGATGGCGCCGGGCGAACCAATCCACGCGTTGCTGTATGCGGTGGCGATCGTGTTCTTCTGCTTCTTCTATACCGCGCTGGTATTTAACAGCAAGGAAACGGCGGACAACTTGAAGAAAAGTGGCGCGTTTGTACCGGGCATCCGTCCGGGTGATCAGACCGCTCGCTATATCGACAAGATCCTGATGCGCCTGACCCTGGCTGGTGCTGTCTACATCACCCTGGTGTGCCTGGTGCCGGAGTTCATGACCGCCCAGTGGAAGGTTCCCTTCTACTTCGGTGGCACGTCGCTCCTGATCATCGTTGTGGTGACGATGGACTTCATGGCACAAGTACAGAACTACGTCATGTCGCAGCAATATGATTCACTGCTGCGCAAGGCGAACTTCAAGGGTGGCGTCCCGACGCGATAA
- the rplO gene encoding 50S ribosomal protein L15 gives MELNTIQPADGAKHYKRRVGRGIGSGIGKTAGRGHKGQKSRSGGFHKVGFEGGQMPLQRRLPKRGFKSLNATFKAEVRLSDLNNLAVGEVDILVLKAAGVLSVLARDVRVILSGEITKAVNLKGLKVSAGAKAAIEAAGGSVA, from the coding sequence ATGGAACTCAATACCATTCAACCAGCTGACGGCGCCAAGCACTACAAGCGTCGCGTCGGCCGCGGTATCGGCTCCGGCATCGGCAAAACTGCCGGCCGTGGTCACAAGGGTCAAAAGTCGCGTTCGGGCGGCTTCCACAAAGTCGGCTTCGAAGGCGGTCAAATGCCTCTGCAGCGTCGTCTGCCAAAGCGCGGTTTCAAATCGCTGAACGCAACGTTCAAGGCTGAAGTGCGTCTGTCCGATCTGAACAACCTGGCCGTCGGCGAAGTCGACATCCTGGTGCTCAAAGCGGCTGGCGTTCTGTCGGTTCTGGCACGTGACGTGCGCGTCATCCTGTCCGGCGAGATCACCAAAGCGGTGAACCTCAAAGGCCTGAAAGTGAGCGCCGGCGCTAAAGCGGCAATCGAAGCAGCTGGCGGCTCGGTCGCGTAA
- the rpmD gene encoding 50S ribosomal protein L30 has protein sequence MANTVKVQLVKGLIGTRQDHRATVRGLGLRRVNSVSELQDTPSVRGMINKVSYLVKVVS, from the coding sequence ATGGCTAACACCGTTAAAGTTCAGCTCGTCAAGGGCCTGATCGGTACCCGTCAGGATCACCGTGCCACCGTGCGCGGTCTGGGTCTGCGTCGCGTTAACTCGGTCTCCGAGTTGCAAGACACCCCGTCCGTGCGTGGCATGATCAACAAAGTATCGTACCTCGTGAAAGTGGTTTCGTAA
- the rpsE gene encoding 30S ribosomal protein S5: MAKMQAKMASDKPDDGMREKMIAINRVTKVVKGGRIMGFAALTVVGDGDGRIGMGKGKSKEVPVGVQKAMEEARRNLIKVPLKNGTLHHTVSGRHGASRVMMMPAKPGTGVIAGGAMRAIFEVMGVTDVVAKSTGSSNPYNLVRATLDGLSKMSTASDIAAKRGKSVEDILG, translated from the coding sequence ATGGCAAAAATGCAAGCGAAAATGGCAAGCGACAAGCCGGATGATGGCATGCGCGAGAAAATGATCGCGATCAACCGCGTGACCAAAGTGGTCAAGGGTGGTCGTATCATGGGTTTTGCAGCGCTGACCGTTGTCGGTGACGGCGATGGCCGCATCGGCATGGGCAAAGGCAAGTCGAAGGAAGTTCCAGTCGGCGTGCAAAAAGCGATGGAAGAAGCCCGCCGCAACCTGATCAAGGTGCCACTCAAGAACGGTACCCTGCATCACACCGTGTCCGGTCGTCACGGCGCCTCGCGCGTCATGATGATGCCAGCTAAGCCTGGTACCGGCGTGATCGCTGGTGGCGCAATGCGCGCTATCTTCGAAGTGATGGGCGTGACGGACGTGGTCGCTAAATCGACCGGCTCGTCGAATCCATACAACCTGGTGCGCGCAACTCTCGACGGTCTGTCGAAAATGAGCACTGCTTCCGACATCGCCGCCAAGCGTGGCAAGTCGGTCGAAGACATCCTGGGTTAA
- the rplR gene encoding 50S ribosomal protein L18, producing the protein MDKKESRLRRGRQTRIKISQLGVNRLSVHRTNLHIYANLISPDAKVLVSASTLEAEVRAELAGQTGAGGNAAAAALVGKRVAEKALKAGITEVAFDRSGFRYHGRVKALAEAAREAGLKF; encoded by the coding sequence ATGGACAAGAAAGAATCACGTCTGCGTCGTGGACGTCAGACCCGCATCAAGATCTCGCAGCTGGGCGTGAACCGTTTGTCGGTTCACCGCACCAACCTGCATATCTATGCGAACCTGATCAGCCCGGACGCAAAAGTACTGGTGTCGGCTTCGACTCTGGAAGCTGAAGTGCGCGCCGAGCTGGCAGGTCAGACTGGCGCCGGCGGCAACGCTGCAGCAGCCGCTCTGGTCGGCAAGCGCGTCGCAGAAAAAGCACTGAAAGCAGGAATCACCGAAGTCGCGTTCGATCGCTCCGGTTTCCGTTACCACGGTCGGGTGAAGGCGCTGGCGGAAGCCGCGCGTGAAGCCGGTCTGAAGTTCTAA
- the rplF gene encoding 50S ribosomal protein L6: MSRVAKMPIAVPAGAEVAINASSITVKGPLGSLTQALNGLVKVENNNGTLTFDVVDDSRESNAMSGTLRALVNNMVTGVTKGFEKKLNLVGVGYKAAVQGNALNLSLGFSHPVLHAMPEGVTAATPTPTEILIKGIDRQKVGQVAAEVRAYRSPEPYKGKGVRYSDEVVKLKETKKK, translated from the coding sequence ATGTCTCGAGTAGCTAAGATGCCTATCGCCGTCCCTGCCGGTGCCGAAGTCGCGATCAACGCGTCGTCGATCACCGTCAAGGGCCCGCTGGGCTCCCTGACCCAGGCCCTGAACGGCCTGGTCAAAGTGGAAAACAACAATGGCACGCTGACCTTCGACGTAGTCGATGATTCGCGTGAATCGAACGCCATGTCCGGCACCCTGCGTGCTCTGGTCAACAACATGGTAACCGGCGTGACCAAGGGCTTCGAGAAGAAGCTGAACCTGGTCGGCGTGGGCTACAAGGCAGCAGTGCAGGGCAACGCCCTGAACCTGTCGCTGGGCTTCTCGCACCCGGTGCTGCATGCAATGCCGGAAGGCGTTACTGCAGCAACTCCGACCCCGACCGAGATCCTGATCAAGGGTATCGATCGTCAAAAGGTCGGCCAGGTTGCCGCTGAAGTTCGCGCTTACCGCTCGCCTGAGCCTTACAAAGGCAAGGGTGTCCGTTATTCGGACGAAGTGGTGAAGCTTAAAGAAACCAAGAAGAAATAA
- the rpsH gene encoding 30S ribosomal protein S8 — protein MSMSDPIADMLTRIRNAQVVQKTTVAMPSSKVKVAIANVLKDEGYIEDFAVTSEGGKAELKIGLKYYTGRPVIERLERVSRPGLRIYKGKDEIPTVMNGLGVAIVSTPQGVMTDRKARATGVGGEVICYVA, from the coding sequence ATGAGTATGAGCGATCCTATCGCCGATATGCTGACCCGCATTCGCAACGCACAAGTTGTTCAGAAAACCACGGTCGCAATGCCGTCGTCAAAAGTCAAGGTTGCTATTGCCAACGTCCTGAAGGACGAGGGTTACATTGAGGATTTCGCTGTCACCTCCGAAGGTGGTAAAGCGGAACTGAAAATCGGTTTGAAGTATTACACTGGCCGTCCGGTCATCGAGCGCCTTGAGCGTGTTTCCCGTCCTGGCCTGCGTATCTACAAAGGTAAAGACGAGATCCCAACCGTCATGAACGGCCTGGGCGTGGCAATCGTGTCGACCCCGCAAGGCGTCATGACTGATCGCAAAGCGCGCGCTACCGGTGTCGGTGGCGAAGTGATTTGCTACGTGGCTTAA
- the rpsN gene encoding 30S ribosomal protein S14 → MAKLSLINREKKRADLVEKFAPKRAALKAIIDDQSKTEEERYEARLKLQALPRNSAPTRQRNRCAITGRPRGTFRKFGLARTKLREFAMKGEIPGMTKASW, encoded by the coding sequence ATGGCAAAACTTTCACTGATTAACCGCGAAAAGAAGCGTGCAGACCTGGTGGAGAAATTCGCCCCGAAGCGTGCCGCTCTTAAAGCGATCATCGACGACCAGTCGAAGACGGAAGAAGAACGCTACGAAGCGCGTCTGAAGCTGCAGGCTCTGCCGCGCAATTCGGCACCGACCCGTCAGCGTAACCGCTGCGCCATCACTGGCCGTCCACGTGGCACTTTCCGTAAATTCGGTCTGGCACGTACTAAACTCCGCGAATTCGCCATGAAGGGCGAAATTCCTGGTATGACCAAAGCAAGCTGGTAA
- the rplE gene encoding 50S ribosomal protein L5: MARLQAIYKEKVVAELTEKFGYKSVMEVPRLTKITLNMGLSEAVADKKIIEHATGDLTKIAGQKPVITKARKAIAGFKIREGYPIGTMVTLRGARMYEFLDRFITVALPRVRDFRGVNGKSFDGRGNYNIGVKEQIIFPEIDYDKIDALRGMNISITTTAKTDEEAKALLAAFKFPFRN, translated from the coding sequence ATGGCCCGTCTCCAAGCAATTTACAAAGAAAAAGTCGTCGCCGAGCTGACCGAGAAATTCGGTTACAAGTCGGTGATGGAAGTGCCACGTCTGACCAAGATCACCCTGAACATGGGTCTGTCGGAAGCAGTCGCTGACAAGAAGATCATCGAGCACGCCACTGGCGACCTGACGAAGATCGCCGGCCAGAAGCCAGTGATCACCAAGGCACGCAAGGCAATCGCTGGTTTCAAAATCCGCGAAGGCTACCCGATCGGCACGATGGTGACCCTGCGCGGCGCCCGCATGTACGAATTCCTGGACCGCTTCATCACCGTGGCTCTGCCGCGCGTGCGTGACTTCCGCGGTGTCAATGGTAAATCGTTCGATGGTCGCGGCAACTACAACATCGGTGTCAAGGAACAGATCATCTTCCCAGAGATCGACTACGACAAGATCGATGCACTGCGTGGCATGAACATCTCGATCACCACGACTGCTAAGACCGACGAAGAAGCCAAAGCGCTGCTCGCCGCCTTCAAATTCCCGTTCAGGAACTAA
- the rplX gene encoding 50S ribosomal protein L24, protein MDKIRKNDEVIVLAGKDKGKRGVVQQRVDAEHVIVEGVNVAKKATKPNPMTGVTGGIVDKTMPIHVSNVALFNAATGKADRVGFKDQDGKKVRVFKSSGEVVKG, encoded by the coding sequence ATGGATAAGATTCGTAAAAACGACGAAGTCATCGTTCTGGCCGGGAAAGACAAGGGCAAGCGCGGTGTCGTTCAACAGCGTGTAGACGCTGAACACGTCATCGTCGAAGGCGTCAACGTCGCTAAAAAAGCGACCAAGCCTAACCCGATGACCGGTGTTACTGGTGGTATCGTCGACAAGACAATGCCGATTCACGTGTCGAATGTCGCGCTGTTCAACGCAGCGACCGGCAAGGCAGATCGCGTTGGCTTCAAAGACCAGGACGGCAAAAAAGTCCGCGTCTTCAAGTCGAGCGGCGAAGTAGTGAAGGGGTAA
- the rplN gene encoding 50S ribosomal protein L14, protein MIQTESRLEVADNTGAKEVLCIKVLGGSKRRYASIGDIIKVTVKVAAPRGRVKKGEIYNAVVVRTAKGVRRPDGSLVKFDGNAAVLLNAKLEPIGTRIFGPVTRELRTEKFMKIVSLAPEVL, encoded by the coding sequence ATGATTCAAACCGAAAGCCGGCTCGAAGTAGCCGACAACACGGGTGCAAAGGAAGTTCTGTGCATCAAGGTGTTGGGCGGCTCGAAGCGCCGTTACGCGAGCATTGGCGACATCATCAAGGTCACCGTTAAAGTCGCAGCCCCACGTGGCCGCGTCAAAAAAGGTGAAATTTACAATGCCGTGGTTGTGCGCACCGCAAAAGGTGTGCGTCGCCCGGATGGTTCCCTGGTCAAGTTCGACGGCAATGCCGCTGTCCTGCTGAACGCCAAGCTGGAGCCAATCGGTACCCGTATCTTCGGACCAGTGACGCGCGAGCTGCGCACTGAAAAGTTCATGAAGATCGTGTCGCTGGCACCTGAAGTTCTGTAA
- the rpsQ gene encoding 30S ribosomal protein S17 produces the protein MNDTTKTALKRTLVGKVVSDKMDKTVTVLIERHVKHPLYGKIIVRSNKYHAHDEANEAKIGDTVEIAEGRPISKTKAWTVTQVLLVAPVL, from the coding sequence ATGAACGACACCACTAAAACGGCGCTGAAGCGTACGCTGGTCGGTAAAGTCGTGTCCGATAAAATGGACAAGACGGTAACCGTACTGATCGAACGTCACGTCAAGCATCCGCTGTACGGCAAGATCATCGTGCGCTCGAACAAGTATCACGCGCACGACGAAGCGAACGAAGCGAAAATTGGCGACACCGTCGAGATCGCAGAAGGTCGCCCGATCTCGAAGACGAAAGCCTGGACGGTCACCCAGGTGCTGTTGGTAGCACCAGTCCTCTAA
- the rpmC gene encoding 50S ribosomal protein L29, whose protein sequence is MKASELRGKDQDALQKELNELLKAQFGLRMQVATQQLGNTSQLKKVRRDIARVKTVMNTKEAK, encoded by the coding sequence ATGAAAGCATCGGAACTCCGCGGCAAGGACCAGGACGCGCTGCAGAAGGAGCTGAACGAGCTGCTCAAGGCCCAATTCGGTCTGCGCATGCAAGTCGCCACCCAGCAGCTCGGGAATACCTCGCAGCTCAAGAAAGTACGTCGCGATATCGCGCGTGTGAAGACTGTGATGAACACGAAGGAAGCCAAATGA
- the rplP gene encoding 50S ribosomal protein L16 — protein MLQPSRRKYRKEQKGRNTGISHTRGTAVSFGEFGLKAVARGRITARQIEAARRAMTRHIKRGGRIWIRIFPDKPISNKPAEVRMGNGKGNPEYYVAEIQPGKVLYEMDGVDETLAREAFRLAAAKLPLATTFVVRQVGQ, from the coding sequence ATGCTGCAACCATCGCGCAGGAAGTATCGTAAAGAGCAGAAAGGCCGTAACACCGGCATTTCGCACACCCGCGGCACCGCGGTCTCGTTCGGTGAATTCGGTCTGAAGGCAGTTGCCCGCGGCCGTATCACTGCACGTCAGATCGAAGCGGCACGTCGTGCCATGACCCGTCACATCAAGCGTGGCGGTCGTATCTGGATCCGTATCTTCCCGGACAAGCCGATTTCGAACAAGCCAGCTGAAGTTCGTATGGGTAACGGTAAAGGTAACCCAGAATACTACGTCGCTGAAATCCAGCCAGGCAAAGTCCTGTATGAGATGGACGGCGTTGATGAAACCCTGGCGCGCGAAGCATTCCGCCTGGCCGCTGCCAAACTGCCACTGGCTACCACGTTCGTGGTTCGCCAGGTCGGTCAATAA
- the rpsC gene encoding 30S ribosomal protein S3, translated as MGQKIHPTGFRLAVTRNWSSRWYAGNGNFAAMLLEDLEARAFLKKKLKNASVGRIVIERPAKNARFTIYSSRPGVVIGKKGEDIEVLKSSLAKIMGVPVHVNIEEIRKPEIDSQLIADSISQQLEKRIMFRRAMKRAMQNAMRLGAVGIKIMSSGRLNGIEIARTEWYREGRVPLHTLRADIDYGTSEASTTYGIIGVKVWVYKGDRSVTGEAPVIDTPPDDKKPRGPRRDDGKPSRGPRPAGGARPAAAPVVRARPAVKLATPAAAAPAAAPAEKAGE; from the coding sequence ATGGGTCAGAAAATCCACCCTACCGGCTTCCGCCTGGCGGTCACCCGTAACTGGTCGTCGCGTTGGTATGCTGGTAACGGCAACTTCGCAGCCATGCTGCTGGAAGACCTGGAAGCACGCGCTTTCCTGAAAAAGAAGCTGAAGAACGCTTCGGTCGGTCGCATCGTCATCGAGCGTCCTGCCAAGAACGCGCGTTTCACCATTTACTCGTCGCGTCCTGGTGTCGTGATCGGTAAAAAAGGCGAAGACATCGAAGTGCTGAAGTCGTCGCTGGCGAAGATCATGGGCGTGCCAGTGCACGTCAATATCGAAGAGATCCGCAAGCCTGAGATCGATTCGCAGCTGATCGCCGATTCGATCTCGCAACAGCTCGAAAAGCGCATCATGTTCCGTCGTGCAATGAAGCGCGCGATGCAAAATGCAATGCGTCTGGGCGCTGTCGGCATCAAGATCATGTCGTCGGGTCGTCTGAACGGCATCGAAATCGCACGTACCGAATGGTACCGCGAAGGTCGCGTGCCACTTCACACCCTGCGCGCCGATATCGACTACGGCACCAGCGAAGCATCGACCACGTACGGCATCATCGGCGTCAAGGTCTGGGTCTACAAGGGCGACCGTTCGGTCACCGGCGAAGCACCAGTCATCGACACCCCGCCGGACGACAAGAAGCCACGCGGCCCACGTCGTGACGATGGCAAGCCATCGCGCGGCCCACGCCCAGCAGGCGGCGCACGTCCAGCCGCAGCGCCAGTTGTCCGCGCTCGTCCAGCTGTCAAGCTGGCGACCCCGGCTGCCGCTGCACCTGCTGCTGCCCCAGCTGAGAAAGCAGGAGAATAA
- the rplV gene encoding 50S ribosomal protein L22, with amino-acid sequence MMETKAILKGVRLSEQKGRLVADLIRGKKVDAALNILQFSPKKGATIIKKVLESAIANAEHNDGADIDELKIVQIYVEKGPILKRFTARAKGRGDRISKQSCHIYVTVGN; translated from the coding sequence ATAATGGAAACTAAAGCTATCCTCAAAGGCGTGCGCCTGTCGGAACAAAAAGGCCGCCTGGTGGCCGATCTGATCCGCGGCAAGAAAGTTGACGCAGCACTCAACATTCTGCAATTCAGCCCAAAAAAGGGCGCGACGATCATCAAGAAGGTTCTCGAGTCGGCGATCGCCAACGCGGAACACAATGATGGCGCGGACATCGACGAACTGAAAATCGTTCAGATCTATGTCGAAAAGGGCCCGATCCTGAAGCGTTTCACGGCACGTGCAAAAGGCCGCGGCGATCGTATTTCTAAACAATCCTGTCACATTTACGTGACTGTCGGTAACTAA
- the rpsS gene encoding 30S ribosomal protein S19, which produces MTRSLKKGPFIDAHLVKKVEAAQANKDKKPVKTWSRRSTISPDFIGLTIAVHNGKLHVPVYVSENMVGHKLGEFALTRTFKGHAADKKAKK; this is translated from the coding sequence ATGACTCGTTCATTGAAAAAAGGGCCGTTTATTGACGCCCACCTGGTGAAAAAAGTCGAAGCCGCGCAAGCGAACAAAGACAAAAAGCCAGTCAAAACCTGGTCGCGCCGCTCGACGATCTCCCCAGACTTTATCGGTCTGACGATCGCTGTTCACAACGGCAAGCTGCACGTTCCTGTGTACGTGTCGGAGAACATGGTCGGCCACAAGCTCGGCGAGTTCGCGCTGACCCGTACGTTCAAGGGCCACGCCGCTGACAAGAAGGCGAAAAAATAA
- the rplB gene encoding 50S ribosomal protein L2 → MALVKMKPTSPGRRGMVKVVTEGLYKGRPFAALVEKKSKTAGRNNNGHITTRHMGGGHKQHYRLVDFKRQKDGIPAKVERIEYDPNRTAHIALLCYADGERQYVIATKNMAVGDSIMNGSEAPIKAGNCLPIRNIPVGTIMNCVEMLPGKGAQMARTAGAGVVLMAREGTYAQVRLRSGEVRRVHIECRATIGEVGNAEHSLRKIGKAGAMRWRGVRPTVRGVVMNPVDHPHGGGEGKTAAGRHPVSPWGQQTKGKKTRSNKRTSSMIVSRRGKK, encoded by the coding sequence ATGGCACTCGTTAAGATGAAGCCAACCTCCCCAGGCCGTCGCGGCATGGTGAAAGTTGTGACTGAAGGCCTGTACAAAGGTCGTCCATTCGCAGCCCTGGTTGAAAAGAAATCGAAAACTGCCGGCCGTAACAACAATGGTCACATCACCACCCGTCACATGGGCGGCGGTCACAAGCAGCATTACCGTCTGGTCGACTTCAAGCGCCAGAAGGACGGCATCCCTGCCAAGGTCGAGCGTATCGAATACGACCCGAACCGTACCGCGCACATTGCACTGCTGTGCTACGCGGACGGTGAGCGTCAGTATGTCATCGCCACCAAGAACATGGCTGTCGGCGATAGCATCATGAATGGCTCGGAAGCGCCGATCAAGGCCGGTAACTGCCTGCCGATCCGCAACATCCCAGTCGGTACCATCATGAACTGCGTCGAAATGCTGCCAGGTAAGGGTGCCCAGATGGCCCGTACCGCCGGCGCCGGCGTCGTGCTGATGGCACGTGAAGGCACCTACGCTCAGGTCCGCCTGCGCTCGGGTGAAGTCCGTCGCGTGCACATCGAGTGCCGCGCTACCATTGGCGAAGTCGGCAATGCCGAACACAGCCTGCGCAAGATCGGTAAAGCTGGCGCGATGCGCTGGCGTGGTGTTCGTCCAACCGTTCGCGGTGTGGTCATGAACCCTGTCGATCACCCGCACGGTGGTGGTGAAGGTAAAACTGCAGCCGGTCGTCACCCAGTGTCCCCATGGGGCCAGCAGACCAAGGGTAAGAAGACGCGTTCGAACAAGCGTACTTCGTCGATGATCGTTTCGCGCCGCGGCAAGAAATAA
- the rplW gene encoding 50S ribosomal protein L23, producing the protein MSAAIKFSEERLMKVLLAPIISEKATFVAEKNEQIVFKVMPDATKPEIKAAVELLFKVEVESVQTLNREGKQKRSGRFNGRRNHTKRAFVCLKPGQEINFVEEAK; encoded by the coding sequence ATGAGCGCCGCAATCAAATTTAGCGAAGAGCGCCTGATGAAGGTGCTGCTGGCTCCGATCATTTCCGAGAAGGCTACCTTCGTCGCGGAAAAGAACGAGCAGATCGTGTTCAAGGTCATGCCTGACGCGACCAAGCCAGAAATCAAGGCTGCTGTCGAACTGCTGTTCAAAGTCGAGGTCGAATCGGTCCAGACGTTGAACCGTGAAGGCAAGCAGAAGCGTTCGGGCCGTTTCAACGGTCGTCGCAACCACACCAAGCGTGCTTTCGTGTGCCTGAAGCCAGGCCAGGAAATCAATTTTGTCGAGGAGGCTAAATAA
- the rplD gene encoding 50S ribosomal protein L4 has protein sequence MELKLLNEQGQDGANVAAADEVFGREYNEALIHQVVVAYAANARGGNRKQKDREEVHHTTKKPWRQKGTGRARAGMSSSPLWRGGGRIFPNSPEENFTHKVNKKMFRAGICSIFSQLAREGRLSVVENLSIEAPKTKLLSQKLLGMGLDSVLVITDTIDENLELASRNLPHVLVVEPKHADPMSLVFYKKILVTKAALAKIEEMYA, from the coding sequence ATGGAACTGAAGCTCCTGAATGAGCAAGGTCAAGACGGCGCCAATGTTGCAGCCGCCGATGAAGTGTTCGGTCGTGAATACAACGAAGCCCTGATTCACCAAGTCGTCGTCGCCTACGCTGCTAACGCACGTGGCGGTAACCGCAAGCAGAAAGATCGTGAAGAAGTCCACCACACGACCAAGAAGCCATGGCGCCAAAAAGGTACCGGCCGCGCTCGTGCTGGTATGTCGTCGTCGCCACTGTGGCGCGGCGGTGGTCGTATCTTCCCGAACAGCCCAGAAGAAAACTTCACGCACAAAGTTAACAAGAAGATGTTCCGCGCAGGTATCTGCTCGATCTTCTCGCAACTGGCCCGCGAAGGCCGTCTGAGTGTCGTCGAGAACCTGTCGATCGAAGCACCAAAGACCAAGCTGCTGTCGCAGAAACTGCTGGGCATGGGTCTGGACTCGGTCCTGGTGATCACCGATACCATCGATGAAAACCTCGAGCTGGCATCGCGCAATCTGCCGCACGTTCTGGTCGTTGAGCCTAAGCACGCTGACCCGATGTCGCTGGTGTTCTACAAGAAAATCCTGGTCACGAAAGCTGCTCTGGCCAAGATCGAGGAGATGTACGCATGA